The following are encoded in a window of Prochlorococcus marinus str. MIT 1013 genomic DNA:
- the rpsF gene encoding 30S ribosomal protein S6, with translation MSDQPYYETMYILRPDIPEEEVDSHLKKYSEMLEKAGTEVLDSQMRGKRRLAYPIAKHKEGIYVQLSHKGDGQQIAILEKAMRLSEDVIRYLTVKQYGPLPTPKPTSKDGDGEPKITATDNENKKPPENKTESPTQETTKSTTKDETKEEANE, from the coding sequence ATGTCTGATCAACCCTATTACGAAACTATGTACATTCTTCGTCCGGACATACCGGAGGAAGAAGTTGATAGTCATTTAAAAAAATATAGTGAAATGCTTGAGAAAGCAGGTACAGAAGTATTGGATAGTCAAATGAGAGGCAAAAGAAGACTTGCTTATCCCATTGCAAAACATAAAGAGGGAATTTACGTTCAATTAAGCCATAAAGGCGATGGACAGCAAATTGCAATTCTAGAAAAAGCTATGAGACTGAGTGAAGACGTTATTCGTTATCTAACAGTTAAACAATATGGACCTTTACCTACTCCAAAACCCACTTCTAAAGATGGTGATGGTGAACCTAAGATAACTGCAACAGATAATGAAAACAAAAAACCTCCAGAAAATAAAACTGAATCTCCCACTCAAGAAACTACTAAATCCACCACTAAAGACGAGACAAAAGAAGAGGCCAACGAGTAA
- a CDS encoding shikimate dehydrogenase, whose product MNTITGKTSLAGLLGQPVNHSLSPIMHNAAYEEMGLDWCYVAMPCDGENLKKVITGLRSIDCKGLNITIPHKQEVIKTCSKLTKVANDIQAVNTLIPEKNNQWIGANTDMEGFLMPLKNQNLINKHVVLLGCGGSARAVVMGLSTLNIKRITIIGRNENSLNTFVKSMKNLLLKKNILIEGINNIKFNITQYIADADLIVNTTPIGMNNKQSEPENIPLGHKVWEILSNKTILYDLIYTPRPTNWLKLGEQKNCLTIDGLDMLVEQGALSIKLWSGFNNVPVQKMKSSAKKHLMV is encoded by the coding sequence ATGAACACTATCACAGGAAAAACTAGTCTGGCAGGACTTCTCGGACAACCAGTAAATCATTCTCTTTCACCGATTATGCATAACGCCGCATATGAAGAAATGGGACTTGACTGGTGTTATGTAGCGATGCCCTGCGATGGAGAAAATCTAAAGAAAGTCATAACAGGCTTAAGAAGTATAGATTGCAAAGGATTAAATATAACTATTCCCCACAAACAAGAAGTTATAAAAACTTGTAGCAAACTAACTAAAGTTGCAAATGATATCCAAGCCGTTAACACACTAATACCAGAAAAAAATAATCAATGGATAGGAGCAAATACTGATATGGAGGGGTTTCTAATGCCATTAAAAAATCAAAATTTAATCAATAAACATGTGGTCTTACTTGGTTGTGGAGGGAGCGCGAGAGCAGTAGTTATGGGGTTAAGTACTTTAAATATTAAACGAATAACAATAATAGGCCGCAATGAAAATTCATTAAATACTTTCGTAAAAAGCATGAAAAACTTATTATTAAAGAAAAATATATTAATTGAAGGTATTAATAATATTAAATTCAATATTACACAATATATTGCAGATGCTGATTTAATTGTTAATACAACTCCAATAGGGATGAATAACAAACAATCTGAACCAGAAAATATTCCACTTGGCCACAAAGTATGGGAAATTTTATCTAATAAAACTATTTTATATGACTTGATTTATACTCCAAGACCAACAAACTGGTTAAAGCTTGGAGAACAAAAAAATTGTTTAACAATTGATGGGCTTGATATGCTCGTAGAGCAAGGTGCTTTATCAATAAAATTATGGAGTGGTTTTAATAACGTTCCTGTTCAGAAAATGAAATCATCTGCAAAAAAACATTTAATGGTTTAA
- a CDS encoding Tic20 family protein, which translates to MPSIGAKLLGVFLYMIPWADCLIFGNHLYIKYPITQIIQIPAIPIILIERSIPFGNLLLFLAIFIGLVRNSKASYFLRFNALQSLLINICIIIVGFIFEIFLSPFGNSLIIRTFSSTLLISLFFMITYCVWSCTQGNEPNLPGISQATKMQL; encoded by the coding sequence ATGCCTTCAATAGGAGCAAAATTATTAGGTGTTTTTCTATATATGATTCCATGGGCTGATTGTCTTATTTTTGGTAATCATTTATATATTAAATATCCGATTACTCAAATTATTCAAATCCCAGCAATTCCAATCATATTAATAGAAAGATCAATACCTTTTGGAAATTTATTATTATTTTTAGCTATTTTTATTGGACTAGTAAGAAATAGTAAAGCATCTTATTTTTTACGTTTCAATGCACTCCAATCGTTATTAATCAATATTTGTATAATCATAGTTGGTTTTATATTCGAAATTTTCCTCAGTCCTTTTGGAAACTCATTAATTATAAGAACATTCTCAAGTACTTTATTAATAAGTCTTTTTTTCATGATTACTTATTGTGTTTGGTCTTGCACACAAGGAAATGAACCAAATTTGCCAGGAATCAGCCAAGCAACAAAAATGCAATTGTGA